Proteins from a single region of Catenulispora acidiphila DSM 44928:
- a CDS encoding phospholipase C — protein sequence MSQSKKRLIRRKWVLPVAAAAVLGLVATPSAFASGYGWHHGHDGSGDDRTSTPIKHVVVLFDENVSYDHYFGTYPKAANDGQGTTFTAKRDTPKANGLSQSLLTANPNQYNPQRLAPSQALTCDQNHGYTAEQKATDGGKNDLYVQNTNVSTCTGMPVLYGAPGLVMDYYDGNTVTGLWNYAQNYAMSDNSYSDVFGPSTPGALNLISGQTYGATAVNSTTGQPVSASFIGSPNASGVGTLYTDADPAYDDCSDNGHASTSPLAALSGANVGDLLNKKNVTWGWFQGGFAPTTTATASANGYAQCGATHTNVGGNSSADYSPHHDPFEYYKSTANPHHLPPTKTSMIGKSDQANHQYDLTAFTTALNTGNLPAVSFLKAAEYQDGHAGYSDPLDEQNFLATEINAIQKSPNWKDTAIIVAYDDSDGWYDHQSGTVVSGSNTALDSSPACTAAAPAKGQADRCGVGPRQPFLVISPFSKQNYISHNQISQASVLQFVEGNWNLGDVGNGSFDRTAGSIKNMFNFYDRDVSNRVILNPTTGAIVSHR from the coding sequence ATGTCGCAGAGCAAGAAACGACTGATCCGCCGGAAATGGGTCCTGCCCGTTGCCGCCGCCGCGGTGCTCGGTCTTGTCGCCACCCCGAGCGCCTTCGCGTCCGGCTACGGCTGGCACCACGGCCACGACGGCAGCGGTGACGACCGCACCAGCACCCCCATCAAGCACGTGGTCGTGCTGTTCGACGAGAACGTCTCCTACGACCACTACTTCGGCACCTACCCGAAGGCCGCCAACGACGGCCAGGGCACGACGTTCACCGCGAAGCGGGACACGCCGAAGGCCAACGGCCTGAGCCAGTCGCTGCTGACGGCGAACCCGAACCAGTACAACCCGCAGCGGCTCGCCCCGAGCCAGGCGCTGACCTGCGACCAGAACCACGGCTACACGGCCGAGCAGAAGGCGACCGACGGCGGCAAGAACGACCTGTACGTCCAGAACACCAACGTGTCGACCTGCACCGGCATGCCGGTCCTGTACGGCGCGCCCGGCCTGGTCATGGACTACTACGACGGCAACACCGTCACCGGCCTGTGGAACTACGCTCAGAACTACGCGATGAGCGACAACTCCTACAGCGACGTGTTCGGCCCGTCGACCCCCGGCGCGCTGAACCTGATCTCCGGCCAGACCTACGGCGCCACCGCGGTGAACTCCACCACCGGCCAGCCGGTCTCGGCCTCGTTCATCGGCTCGCCGAACGCCTCCGGGGTCGGGACGCTGTACACCGACGCCGACCCGGCGTACGACGACTGCTCCGACAACGGCCACGCCTCGACCTCGCCGCTGGCGGCCCTGTCCGGCGCGAACGTCGGCGACCTGCTGAACAAGAAGAACGTGACCTGGGGCTGGTTCCAGGGCGGCTTCGCGCCGACCACCACCGCCACCGCGTCGGCCAACGGCTACGCGCAGTGCGGCGCCACGCACACCAACGTCGGCGGCAACTCCTCGGCCGACTACTCGCCGCACCACGACCCGTTCGAGTACTACAAGTCCACGGCGAACCCGCACCACCTGCCGCCGACGAAGACCTCGATGATCGGCAAGAGCGACCAGGCGAACCACCAGTACGACCTGACGGCCTTCACCACCGCGCTGAACACCGGCAACCTGCCGGCCGTCAGCTTCCTGAAGGCGGCGGAGTACCAGGACGGCCACGCCGGCTACTCCGACCCGCTGGACGAGCAGAACTTCCTCGCCACCGAGATCAACGCGATCCAGAAGTCGCCGAACTGGAAGGACACGGCGATCATCGTCGCCTACGACGACTCCGACGGCTGGTACGACCACCAGTCCGGCACCGTCGTCAGCGGCTCGAACACCGCACTCGACAGCTCCCCGGCCTGCACCGCGGCCGCCCCGGCCAAGGGCCAGGCGGACCGCTGCGGCGTCGGCCCGCGCCAGCCGTTCCTGGTGATCTCGCCGTTCAGCAAGCAGAACTACATCAGCCACAACCAGATCTCCCAGGCCTCGGTCCTGCAGTTCGTCGAGGGCAACTGGAAC